The following are encoded in a window of Chthoniobacterales bacterium genomic DNA:
- a CDS encoding nuclear transport factor 2 family protein, with amino-acid sequence MKKSLFTLVMVAGLATAGFCGSADSELKAIEEKWLDAYMKSDPAFLKNLETEDYTIVEPEGHVSTKADDVKSVTDKKFVLKSATMSDFKCRMLGDNAAVVTATLKMSGTEEGKEFSGEFRGMDVFEKKDGKWMAVASQLTKIEKEK; translated from the coding sequence ATGAAAAAATCTCTATTCACCTTGGTTATGGTTGCCGGGCTGGCGACGGCAGGATTTTGCGGCTCCGCGGACAGCGAATTGAAAGCGATCGAGGAAAAGTGGCTCGATGCCTACATGAAGAGCGACCCCGCCTTCCTCAAGAATCTGGAAACGGAAGACTACACCATCGTCGAACCAGAGGGACACGTCTCGACCAAAGCCGACGATGTTAAATCGGTGACCGACAAGAAATTCGTCCTGAAATCGGCCACCATGAGTGATTTCAAGTGCCGGATGCTGGGCGACAACGCTGCTGTTGTGACCGCTACGCTGAAGATGAGCGGCACGGAAGAAGGCAAGGAATTCTCCGGCGAGTTTCGCGGGATGGACGTCTTTGAAAAGAAAGACGGTAAATGGATGGCGGTCGCCTCGCAGCTCACCAAGATCGAGAAAGAGAAGTAA